ATCAGAATGAGGAATCAATAATAAGGGTATGGCCTGTAAGGCCCGTACGGGTAGGGGCCATAAGCAAAACGGGAACCGTAGGCCAGGCCTGCGCCGTAAGCAAAAGGAACACTTAGTGCTAAAGCGGCTATAGCCAGGAACGGAAGAAACAGAAATCCTGGGTTATTGGAATGAAACAGAATACCGTCCTGACGGACTTCAACAATTTGTCCGTGGTAGCTTTTACCGTCAAAGAGACTTACTGTGGCCTGATTCCCTGCATAAGGAGCAACAAGCTCATAATTCAGATGGGTTCCTCTAAATAATGTCATTGGGAGTAAGAGCACCTCCTTGTAAAAATTTGCCAGTTTCGGCTGATATATTCTATGTTTTGGAATAGAAATGGGAACATTCTCATGATCAGGTTTAAAGTTTAAGCGCGCTGATTAACTTGGAAACGGCAAAAAAGTAATCCACACAAAGGAATTTGAAAATAAATGGAGAATAATGGAAAAAGAGGAGGTATGGACGATTGGAGAAAAAGCTGAGGCTGCTTTGGTGGGGCATTTTGGGTGTATTACTGGTTCTGGCCGCTGTGAAACTGTTTTTGCCAGTAAACAGTCCGGTTGAAGTTAATCAGGCAGAAGAAAACAGGGAGATTGTAGTTTATATTTCGGGTGCAGTTGTGCATCCCGGTCTTTTGCACCTCTCTTTGAATGCCAGGTTGGATGATGCGCTGCAGGCAGCGGAACTGACAGCTGAAGCTGACCTTGAAGTATTGAATCCTGCCCAAAAGCTCAAGGATGGACAAAAAATAATTGTGGCCTCAAAGAGTACCGGAACGGGTCAATTAACCGGAAAGACCGAAAACAGCGCAGCTCAGCCGGGTACAACAGGTGGATTATCGACAAAGGTCAATATCAATACCGCAGGTATTAATGAACTGGATACTATTCCGGGGATCGGTCCGGCCTTAGCCCAGCGAATTATTGATTATCGTACGGAAAACGGGTGGTTCTCCGCACCGGAAGAGATTCAAAATGTTTCGGGGATCGGTTCAAAGACCTATGAGAAAATGGAGAAGTATATCTCTGTCGGTTCGTAACGTGATAAAGCAGTATGTTTGAGGCAAGTCTGCGGGCCACAATATCCGCATGCCATGAATGGCACAATCCGCAAATAGCTGCGCTGCGTTATCCTATTCCGCTCATAGCGGAACTGTAGCTCTCGGACTGAGCATAGGGTGTTTGCATACCAAAATGAGAAAAAGGTCATGAAGGGGCATGAAAGCGTCATGAAAGATAAACTGGTCAGTCAGGCTATAGCTGTGCTGACAGGTGGATTGCTGGCCGTTCAAAGTGAAAAAGAAGTAAGAATATTCATATTGGCCATTTGCTTGCTTTTAGCTATAGGAATTGTGGTTATATGGAAACCGCTCGATTTTTTTGGTAGGGCTTCCAAACCTGAAGCGGTACTGCTGGCCTGCGGGCTTTTAACAGGTTTTTTGTATGGGATGCCGGCAGAGAACAATATCGCTTCTCCGCTGCTTATAGAAAGAATTGAGATACAGGGCAGATTATCGGATTGGCGGATTAATGATAAGACCGGCCAGGGTATTTTCATCCTGGAAGATGTCTATCCCGGAACGGAAGAACGCTTGGGGGAAAAATACAATTTTCGTGTTTATCCCGAAAAAGATGGGGTATATATGAAGGGATGGGATCGAGTTAAGCCCGGAGACACCATCTTGGTCACAGCCAGACTGGAACATCCCAAACCTCCGGGAACAGAGGGCGAATTTGACCTTCCGCTTTATTATGCCGTAAGAGGCTTAAGCGGTACGATTACAGCCTTCGGGGAAGCTGATGTACTGGAGGAAGGTGTTCCGGGTTTTACCTGAAGGATACGTCAGCATGTACATGATATTCTGACCGCGTCCTGGCCGGAGCAAGCCGGTATTCTTGAAGGAATTTTGTTTGGGGATTCCAGCGGGATATCTGCGAAAACACTGGAGATGTACAAGGCCGCAGGAGTCATGCATGTTTTTGCGGCTTCGGGATCTAATGTGGCCTTTGTGATGGCCCTGGCATGGCTGTTTCTGTTTGGCCTGCCCCGGAAAGCCAGGATTGTCGCAACGATTGGAGTTATCTTGTGTTATGCAGTCTTATGCAACGGTAATCCGCCTATCTTACGGGCAACCATTTTAGGAACCTCAGTCTTAATCGGCCGCTTAGGCAGTGGAAAGATGTCGCCGCTTAGATGGCTTCTCTTTGCTGCGTTGATTCTTTATTTATGGAATCCTTTATTTTTGCGTGATATAGGTTTTCAGCTTTCCTTTGCTGCTACTTGGGGAATGCTGGTTCTATCACCCCAGTTGATGAAAAATGCCTGGTTCGGCA
This genomic stretch from Dehalobacter restrictus DSM 9455 harbors:
- a CDS encoding helix-hairpin-helix domain-containing protein; the protein is MEKKLRLLWWGILGVLLVLAAVKLFLPVNSPVEVNQAEENREIVVYISGAVVHPGLLHLSLNARLDDALQAAELTAEADLEVLNPAQKLKDGQKIIVASKSTGTGQLTGKTENSAAQPGTTGGLSTKVNINTAGINELDTIPGIGPALAQRIIDYRTENGWFSAPEEIQNVSGIGSKTYEKMEKYISVGS
- a CDS encoding DUF4131 domain-containing protein, with product MKDKLVSQAIAVLTGGLLAVQSEKEVRIFILAICLLLAIGIVVIWKPLDFFGRASKPEAVLLACGLLTGFLYGMPAENNIASPLLIERIEIQGRLSDWRINDKTGQGIFILEDVYPGTEERLGEKYNFRVYPEKDGVYMKGWDRVKPGDTILVTARLEHPKPPGTEGEFDLPLYYAVRGLSGTITAFGEADVLEEGVPGFT